The following is a genomic window from Salmo salar chromosome ssa23, Ssal_v3.1, whole genome shotgun sequence.
TGCCAGAACACTGGCCCTGCCCGCACATCAGCACatgcctggagggagagagactgggttacacacaccctgagcCCCTGTATGGTTGTCACGGAAACGATACATTACTACAGCATCCAGAACAGGTTGATGTTAGAAGAGTGGGAGAAATTCTATATTTGACAACATCGCCATCTAGTGCCCTGTAGGCAGCTGTAAGTTTAGTCAGCAAATACAGAAGGGTCAGGAGGCAAGAGTGAGACAGAGCTACTGTCCTATCCTGTACCTTGGCAGCCAGCTGGAGTCCAACCTGATCAGCTTCTGCCTCCAACTTCCTGCTATAGGGACGATCAAACaggaactgacagagagacacacacagagagagagagagggagcgagaaagacagagagacagagagagggacacagagagagagagacagagagagggacacagagagagagagacagagagagggacacagagagagagagagagagagagagagagagagagagacacagagagagagtgagggagtgagaaagacagagagacagagagaacagagagagggacacagagagagagcgagagagagacagagagattagtTAAACATATCTTTCACCACATGAAAAGTTCTGATATGTGTCTGTTACCTGTATGAGCTTAGTCTGTATCCACTGTCCCAGTACAGCCAGGCTGTCTCGAGGACACACGGCCCAGATGGCTGTTAGCAGGATCAGAGACAGGAAGTCTACCACATGAGACATACTGGCCTGCTCTgcctggagggaggaagggagtgaaGGAGCGAAAAGAGAGACAAAagtagggaggggagggagaaagtagaaaagcaataaataaataattctctgtaAGTGTATTGATTGTTCCCACCGATTTCATCTGAGGTTTTAATTCAGACCTAATATGGAGATTACATTAGGAAATGGTGAATCTAACAGCAGGCACCCAGGGCGAGGCTGGAACTGATTAATCCATATTCATTTTCTCCATCTAATTAAACTGTCCTGTATTGGAGGGTATACAGGTCTCAGAGGAAGTGATCAGGAACTAACTCCAAACATTTCTCTTTGAGCAAGAGCCATATCCCATTAGAACAGTCAGCGGTTCTGATTTCATTGAAAAGGGATGAGACTCTCCACTTAAAACAGCTGTAGCGTCAGTCCAGAAACAACATTAGCGTCTCAGACATCTAAAGTACTCTCTGTCTGTGAGCTTCTTAGAACTAGTGACTGATGATACGACCCCACTGCAATTAATGACATCCTCCCTGCAGACCTGCGACAGATCTGAGCTGTAGGTCAGGTGAcgtggatgagagaggaggagagcagtagtactgTAGCATGACTGAGGCTGATGAGTCACTCGGCACAGAACAGGACACCACTCTATGTAGCCCCCAAGCAAGCAacgagcaaacacacacacacacacagtcttgtataactaaccttgtggggacacacaattcagtcctatTCAAAATCCTCACACACGTATATTAGAGACAGCCAGAAAGGCCTGGCTGTATACTCAGTGTTCCatcactagagagacagacagaaaggcctgGCTGTATACTCAGTGTCCCatcactagagagacagacagaaaggcctgGCTGTATACTCAGTGTCCCatcactagagagacagacagaaaggcctgGCTGTATACTCAGTGTCCCatcactagagagacagacagaaaggcctgGCTGTATACTCAGTGTCCCatcactagagagacagacagaaaggcctgGCTGTATACTCAGTGTTCCatcactagagagacagacagaaaggcctgGCTGTATACTCAGTGTTCCatcactagagagacagacagaaaggcctgGCTGTATACTCAGTGTCCCatcactagagagacagacagaaaggcctgGCTGTATACTCAGTGTCCCatcactagagagacagacagaaaggcctgGCTGTATACTCAGTGTTCCatcactagagagacagacagaaaggcctgGCTGTATACTCAGTGTTCCatcactagagagacagacagaaaggcctgGCTGTATACTCAGTGTTCCatcactagagagacagacagaaaggcctgGCTGTATACTCAGTGTTCCatcactagagagacagacagaaaggcctgGCTGTATACTCAGTGTTCCatcactagagagacagacagaaaggcctgGCTGTATACTCAGTGTTCCatcactagagagacagacagaaaggcctgGCTGTATACTCAGTGTTCCatcactagagagacagacagaaaggcctgGCTGTATACTCAGTGTTCCatcactagagagacagacagaaaggcctgGCTGTATACTCAGTGTTCCatcactagagagacagacagaaaggcctgGCTGTATACTCAGTGTTCCatcactagagagacagacagaaaggcctgGCTGTATACTCAGTGTTCCatcactagagagacagacagaaaggcctgGCTGTATACTCAGTGTTCCatcactagagagacagacagaaaggcctgGCTGTATACTCAGTGTTCCatcactagagagacagacagaaaggcctgGCTGTATACTCAGTGTTCCatcactagagagacagacagaaaggcctgGCTGTATACTCAGTGTTCCatcactagagagacagacagaaaggcctgGCTGTATACTCAGTGTTCCatcactagagagacagacagaaaggcctgGCTGTATACTCAGTGTTCCatcactagagagacagacagaaaggcctgGCTGTATACTCAGTGTTCCatcactagagagacagacagaaaggcctgGCTGTATACTCAGTGTTCCatcactagagagacagacagaaaggcctgGCTGTATACTCAGTGTTCCatcactagagagacagacagaaaggcctgGCTGTATACTCACAGAGTGTCCCATCACTGCGTGGGCCATCTCATGTCCCAGGATGAAGGTGAGCTGGTGAACATCTGCAACGGCCTCCAACATCCCGGTGAACATAAACACCTTTCCAttctagaggagagagacaggtatcATACAAACAACAGTCAACTTTTGATCTTACTGTTTTGATCTTCGCTGGCCAGTTTCGTCTACATGTTTTGATCTGGACTGGGAATAAAAACAAAaagccacaaacacacacagagagagagcagggactcACAGGCAGGACGAAAGCGTTGACGGAAGGGCTGTCGACCAAGTGGACGGTCCATGGAACAGAGGAGACCTCTGGGATGTCCTTGTTCCTCTGGGCCAGGTGCTCCACCACTCTCTCTACCACCTGGTGACGAGGGTCCTTCTCTGGAACCATCAACTCAGCAAATTCCTCCATGTACtgggtagaacacacacacacacacacacagaacacacacacacacacacagttacatcaACATCCTCCATGTACtgggtagaacacacacacacacagttacatcaACATCCTCCATGTACtgggtagaacacacacacacaaacacacacacacacagttacatcaACATCCTCCATGTACtgggtagaacacacacacacacacagttacatcaACATCCTCCATGTACtgggtagaacacacacacacacacacacacagttacatcaACATCCTCCATGTACtgggtagaacacacacacacacacacacacacacacacacacacacacacacacacacacacaacaccacacaacatCCTCCATGCACTGAGGACACAAACAAGAGTCGGTTACTGaactattattatattataattaacaataaggccagagggcatgtggtatgtggccaatataccacaaaccgctgaggtgccttattgctattataaacgggttaccaacgtaattagaacagtaaatatggtctgatataccacggctttcagccaatcagcattcagggctcgaaccaccaggTTTATAATATATTATGAATTCATCATTTCCTAAAACAAGTTCATCTGAATGGTTGAAAACGATGATCTTATTAGATATAATATGGCCCatctctcttcacccccctctctctccgcagtactgcaggcattgttagcaCAAAACAGGATTATAGTAAATGGAATATATTTTTCAAGACAATTATGATCccaataattgcttctaatacaccagataTGTGTCTTTGAACCAGACACAGAAGAAGTTTAAGGATCATTAGTTGCTAATGGTTGCCTGCAGAAACCCGGTTagccttcaacttgagttactcAATGAGAGAGGACAGTACTGTGCTAGCCtgtcacttcctggagtagctcaaaccGTGCATGTTATGTCTCCACGAGACGTTACCTTAACAGACTGCATTTGTCTTCAACGAGCTATTGAGCCTTCACAAAGGAATGACTGGTGTCAAGTGATTGATGGCCATTCATATACACAGTTACTGGTCTCACCCCATCTCCTGTCACTGCAGCCAGCTCCATGTAGTTCTCTCTACTGAACACTAGGAGGCGTGTGCGTCCCGTGATGGGCGATTCGTCCAGATGAGTCAGGAAGAAACTTGCCATGATCACCATAGCAACCATACCCCCGGCCACCAGCTGCCAACGGCGACGCCAGAAATTCTGACGCACGAGCTGCTGCTTATTGGGAGGGAGGGCCAACCACCACTTCCTGATACTCCTAGAGGAGAGGGGACACCAAAAACACCATGTAGCactactagagacagagacaccatgcagcactactagagacagagacaccatgcagcactactagagacagagacaccatgcagcactactagagacagagacaccgtGCAGCactactagagacagagacaccgtGCAGCactactagagacagagacaccgtGCAGCactactagagacagagacaccgtGCAGCactactagagacagagacaccaaaAACACCATGCAGCactactagagacagagacaccaaaAACACCATGCAGCactactagagacagagacaccatgcagcactactagagacagagacaccatgcagcactactagagacagagacaccatgcagcactactagagacagagacaccatgtagcactactagagacagagacaccatgcagcactactagagacagagacaccatgcagcactactagagacagagacaccatgCAGCACTACTAGAGAGAGGGACACCATGCAGCactactagagacagagacaccatgcagcactactagagacagagacaccaaaAACACCATGCAGCACTACTAGAGAGAGGGACACCATGCAGCactactagagacagagacaccatgcagcactactagagacagagacaccaaaAACACCATGTAGCactactagagacagagacaccaaaAACACCATGCAGCactactagagacagagacaccgtGCAGCactactagagacagagacaccgtGCAGCactactagagacagagacaccgtGCAGCactactagagacagagacaccgtGCAGCactactagagacagagacaccatgcagcactactagagacagagacaccgtGCAGCactactagagacagagacaccgtGCAGCactactagagacagagacaccgtgcagcactactagagagagagacaccatgtAGCATAGCactactagagacagagacaccatgTAGCATAGCactactagagacagagacaccatgTAGCATAGCACTACTAGAAACAGAGACACCATGCAGCactactagagacagagacaccatgCAGAactactagagacagagacaccatgcagcactactagagacagagacaccaaaAACACCATGCAGCactactagagacagagacaccatgCAGCACTACTAGAGACACCATGCAGCACtactagagacagagaccaaAAACACCATGCAGCactactagagacagagacaccatgcagcactactagagacagagacaccatgcagcactactagagacagagacaccatgcagcactactagagacagagacaccatgcagcactactagagacagagacaccatgtagcactactagagacagagacaccatgCAGCACTACTAGAGACAGACACACCGTGTAGCactactagagacagagacaccaaaAACACCATGTAGCactactagagacagagacaccatgcagcactactagagacagagacaccatgCAGCACTACTAGAGACACCATGCAGCACTACTAGACACACCATGCAGCACTACTAGAGACACCATGCAGCACtactagagacagagaccaaAAACACCATGCAGCactactagagacagagacaccatgcagcactactagagacagagacaccatgcagcactactagagacagagacaccatgcagcactactagagacagagacaccatgcagcactactagagacagagacaccatgtagcactactagagacagagacaccatgcagcactactagagacagagacaccatgCAGCACTACTAGAGACAGACACCGTGTAGCactactagagacagagacaccaaaAACACCATGCAGCactactagagacagagacaccatgcagcactactagagacagagacaccatgcagcactactagagacagagacaccgtGCAGCactactagagacagagacaccaaaAACACCATGTAGCAGCAACGTCTATCTTACCATCATAAACCGTATCAAtgtactgtgcattcggaaagtattcagaccccttcacttt
Proteins encoded in this region:
- the oma1 gene encoding metalloendopeptidase OMA1, mitochondrial isoform X4, which gives rise to MVAMVIMASFFLTHLDESPITGRTRLLVFSRENYMELAAVTGDGYMEEFAELMVPEKDPRHQVVERVVEHLAQRNKDIPEVSSVPWTVHLVDSPSVNAFVLPNGKVFMFTGMLEAVADVHQLTFILGHEMAHAVMGHSAEQASMSHVVDFLSLILLTAIWAVCPRDSLAVLGQWIQTKLIQFLFDRPYSRKLEAEADQVGLQLAAKACADVRAGPVFWQQMEISNQLRGEPTVPEWLSTHPSHRNRVTQLDRLVPQYLELRESCSCPALPATDPRAVFTQSVKVLLNATRDLEGEAGKRLKPLALSQTPTSDHRRAPHPGGLATALLASSASPTAQATALTLDTATHL